The bacterium genome includes a region encoding these proteins:
- a CDS encoding carbohydrate ABC transporter permease: MSLALELKGGRTRLLHGASAAAKLVLAVVFVLPLVWMFLSSLRPVAEIFQYVFPLSLWTLLPVHPTLDSYRHLFRDEPFGRYLWNSFAMAGGVTVLDVVVSSMAAYGFARIRFPGREVLFFLVLAIMIIPFEALLVPLYLIVRGLGWVDSYAALVFPMVPRALSIFLLRQFFLGLPRELEDAARIDGCRHWGIYWYIMLPLSRPILLSVALLTFQELWGSFAWPLVVTNNANLRVVQVVVATFAQGDAIEWDKIFAALSIAAAVPIALFIIFQRYYVRGIATTGLRG; the protein is encoded by the coding sequence GTGAGCCTCGCGCTAGAGCTGAAGGGCGGGCGGACCCGGCTCCTCCACGGGGCGAGCGCGGCCGCTAAGCTCGTCCTGGCGGTCGTCTTTGTCCTTCCGCTGGTATGGATGTTCCTCTCCTCCTTGCGGCCCGTCGCAGAAATCTTCCAGTACGTCTTTCCATTGAGCCTTTGGACTCTGCTTCCCGTCCATCCGACGCTTGACAGTTACCGCCATCTGTTTCGCGACGAGCCCTTCGGCAGGTATCTTTGGAACAGCTTTGCGATGGCTGGGGGCGTCACGGTTCTGGATGTCGTGGTCAGCTCGATGGCCGCTTACGGGTTCGCTCGCATTCGCTTTCCGGGAAGAGAGGTGCTCTTCTTCCTGGTGCTGGCGATCATGATCATCCCATTCGAAGCCCTCCTCGTGCCGCTGTACCTGATCGTGCGTGGGTTGGGCTGGGTGGATTCCTACGCCGCCCTCGTCTTTCCGATGGTACCGAGAGCCCTCAGCATCTTCCTGCTGAGGCAGTTCTTCCTCGGTCTCCCGAGAGAGCTGGAGGATGCTGCTCGGATTGATGGCTGCCGTCACTGGGGGATTTACTGGTACATCATGCTCCCCCTCAGCCGCCCGATCTTGCTGTCCGTGGCGCTCCTCACCTTCCAGGAGTTGTGGGGAAGCTTTGCCTGGCCCCTCGTTGTGACGAACAATGCGAACCTCAGGGTGGTTCAGGTGGTCGTCGCGACCTTCGCCCAAGGCGACGCGATCGAGTGGGACAAGATCTTTGCGGCCCTGTCGATTGCCGCCGCGGTTCCGATCGCTCTCTTTATCATCTTCCAGCGCTACTACGTTCGAGGGATTGCCACCACGGGCTTGAGAGGTTAA
- a CDS encoding sugar ABC transporter permease, giving the protein MLPAMAGLFLFGVAPLVYAFVVSLHIYDLVNPHPPFVGLANYRSLMGDQIFWTALRNTAIFAVMLVPLQTTTGLTLALLVQPSTRWIALLRTSFYLPVVISYVVAAGLWEILFATPNGPANSVLASMHLPAQFFFQNPAQALPLMALMSAWKWSGISMLIYLSGLHEVPVELYEAAEVDGAGAVRRFWAITWPLLHRITLFVLVLNTIDAFKIFTPVYVITKGGPLSATMVLVFYLFREGFRYFHLGYASALSFVFLVLVLALAAFQFRILRAEPPE; this is encoded by the coding sequence GTGTTGCCGGCCATGGCGGGGCTGTTCCTCTTTGGAGTGGCCCCGTTGGTCTATGCTTTCGTGGTCAGCCTTCATATATATGATCTGGTCAATCCCCATCCTCCCTTTGTCGGCCTGGCCAACTATCGATCGCTTATGGGCGATCAGATCTTTTGGACGGCCCTCCGAAATACGGCGATCTTCGCGGTGATGCTGGTGCCGCTGCAGACCACGACGGGGCTCACTTTGGCGCTCCTCGTGCAGCCGTCGACCCGGTGGATCGCGCTGCTGCGGACGTCCTTTTATTTGCCGGTGGTGATCTCTTACGTCGTGGCGGCCGGCCTCTGGGAGATCCTCTTCGCGACGCCCAACGGGCCGGCGAACAGCGTCCTCGCGTCCATGCATCTTCCCGCCCAGTTCTTCTTCCAGAACCCGGCCCAGGCGCTTCCGCTGATGGCCCTGATGTCCGCCTGGAAGTGGTCAGGTATTTCTATGCTCATTTACCTCAGCGGCCTTCATGAGGTTCCGGTCGAGCTGTATGAGGCGGCGGAAGTTGATGGGGCGGGTGCGGTGCGGCGATTCTGGGCCATCACGTGGCCCCTCTTGCACCGTATCACGCTCTTCGTATTGGTTTTGAACACCATTGACGCGTTCAAGATCTTCACCCCAGTGTATGTCATTACCAAGGGCGGACCGCTGAGTGCCACCATGGTGCTTGTGTTCTACCTCTTCCGCGAGGGCTTCCGGTACTTTCACCTCGGGTACGCGTCCGCGCTCTCGTTCGTGTTTCTAGTCCTCGTCCTGGCTCTAGCGGCGTTCCAGTTCCGGATCCTGCGAGCGGAGCCCCCGGAGTGA